TCGTCAGGTTGTGGTATCCGATCCTCTGCAACGTATGAGCTTTTATCAATTAACCAGTCTTGTCCTGACAAACGGTACTCGATGCCATGATTGAGGGTTGTGCCATCAGCCAACCTTTTGTAGTCAAAGCGTAAAGTTACATCACTGGGCATAGCTCGTACCCCCCTGCTAGTTGTAAGCCCTTGTTCACCCAGGATGACTGCTTCCACTACATGGTAATTGGTCATAACCACACTTGGTCCTAGCAGAAAGCCTGTCCCAAAAATTGTGCCTAGGTTTGAAGCAATTTCGATACGGCATACTTGTGCCTCAATTTTTCCCAATCGTTCGCGCCATGCATTAATGTCCAAGAAACTGTTTGTTGCTCTGATGATTTTTTCAAGTTCTGGGCGAGACGGCGTAATGGGAGCTAGACCAAATTGCTGGGCAAAGGCAAGCAAATCCGGATTACCTGGGTTCGACTCGCGAGCGGCAGTGATGAGTTGAGCTATCCATCCTTCAGCCTCAGCCGTACCTATCAATTTGAAGACAATCTCTTGTAAGTCATCTCCGAGAGCAATTGCATTAAGATTCTTGTCCAGTCTGAACCTTACCATCTGGGCTAGCCTTGCTTGAGAAACAAAGGCATTGAGAAGAATATGAGTTAATAGTTGATATTGTTGACCAGTTAATTTCATGGCAACCTCCTTTTTTGTAAAAAACTTACCTGAGTATCCCAAAATTGTAATTATTTTATATTACATCATGAATAGCAAAATCTATTAGATACTCTCAGATCAGATGGGGAAAGGCTTCTTGATGCCGCTTCTAACTTGGCTCTATCCGGTAATTGTACAGTACAAGCTATAGCAAAACCAGGAAAACTAGAAAGTGGGACTATCAGTCGTTCACAGCGATTGCTTATCGTGATGCGATCGCTATCCTTCTCGACAGCCTCAACCCCGAAATAACTGGGTTGGCTGAACATCAAAATTTCCCCATCTTCTAGCTGAATGACTGTCTTTGGCGGTAGACAAATAAACGTTTGATGGGGAATAAATTTGGGTAGAGGTTTGATGTGAAGTACGCGAATTTCATCCGTTGTGTAAGCAAAACAATCTGATTTTTCATCAGGCGTACCATCCCAGACAATAGTGATGGGTCGATAGGAATTGGTCTCTATCTTAGCCACGATACCATAATAGCGATCGCGTTGAACAATTGCCCCAACTTGAAAGTCCCCGAATTGAGGGGGTGGAGATGGAGACAAGGGATAAAGAATAGCTGTGACAATTTGAGTTTTTACGCTTATACGTTCCTGTTGAGACAGACAGTTGTGAAGAGGTTCCAATTGGGGTTGCATGGAAATAACTGACCAAGCCGATGCTGAAATTGCGCTCATGATGCAAATGAATAAAACATATCGCCGTTAGTATTAACTTTCCTTAAAAAAATTGACCAGCGTATTAGGCGAACTGTACACAGAACGGCTGCTACCAACTCCGGCATGAAAATAGGTAGCAAAACGCTTCAGTCCCCTACTAAGAGTTAGTTGTGCCAACATCTCTATCGCTTCAGCGGCAACTCGTTGATTAATGAACAGAGCTTGTTGGTTTAACCTAGCCATCTCCGCACAAGATAAATGACTTGATTGCAGGGCTTCTTTTTCAGGCGTTAATAAGGTCGGCGCTACTACACTAGGAGACGGGAGGTTGATGCAAAAATTGGGCGTATCGGGGTGATTAAAAGCATTTTGAAGCGTCAGAGAATGGGTAGAACCCAACAACACTTGACCCGCTGGTATCCCGTTCCCCTGATTGCCACAATCGAGCCACCAAACTTTGGGGACTTGATAATTTTGATTAACATCCAAAGTTTTGGCAATTTCAGTTCGTGCCGCCCCATTGTCCACGGCTCCGATAACAACAGTCAGTTTCCCCCATTCTGGCTTAACCATTTCCACTTCAAACGAAGAAGCAATTGCCCGAATTTCCAGTCCATAAGCCAGACTGTACCGCCGAGCCAACACTTGAGCTTTATTGAACCCCATCTCAGCTTGGACGAAGTTTTGCCGGGGTATATTTTTTGCCTCTATACTATCAGGGTCAACGAAAGTAGCAAAAGCCCTCTTTCCCCCTTGGTTAAGGGCGAGAATTAAACGAGCGAGGCTGGGAGATAGAAACCCACCCGTTCCGCCACATCCGACAAGGACAAATTCTACATACCGATAATCTCCTACTATTACAGGTAGGGCTTGGCTGTATTCTGAATCTATCATTATTGTTTCTCAGTCGTTCTATCCAAAATTAGCTGAGGCATTTGAAATATCCAATGAGCTGGGATATGCCAAAAGTCACCATATAACCCAACTCGCAGCCGAAACGTCGGCTGGGAAAAGAGAGTCCCCAAGACTCCAAAAATCCGAAATCCCGTCTCATCAGCGTCGTCTGTCGAGGAGAAATCAGCACTTAGAGTCGGGTGAGAGTGAACCTCAATCAAAGTATTGTGGTAAGATGCTCCGAGTACAGGTTGAACCGAGGTCGGAGTAGCCGTTTGAGCCGGGATATCCAGTTGCCATTGCCCATTCAACCCGTACAGATAAAACAGAATTTCATTCGGATAGGCTTCTTGAGAGCGCACGAGCATTTCTGTGAATAATTGTTCAGGTACTTTGGGGTAATCTAGATGAAAGTACGGTTGAATTGGCGCAAGTCCCACGATTGGACATTCAGCCATGGGAATCATTACTTCTAAGCCAACTCGCTTGCCTCTTTTAAAGACTCCATTACCAGCTATCACGTACTCAACCATCTGAGCGTGGATAGGCGGTAGTTTATCTGATTGGGCAGTCAGATACTGCACCAAAGGTGGTAGAGTGATGGTGTTATTCATGAAAGGATTGAATTGATAATTTGCTCGACGGTGCAAGCCTGAAGAGTGCCGTATTCTAGAGCAGACCGATAAAAGCGGTATGGTATCAAGTCGCGGAGTGGGTATTTTTTCTTCCCAGCATCCTGTAGAGTAATAAGGTGCGATCGCACATCATTGGGGTAAGCTTTTGATTTCCCGCTAGCACTATCCCCATTAAAGGGACTAGAGAGAAAAAGCTGCCAGACTTGTTCGAGGGTTGCTGAAGAAGCTTGTGGAACAGAGTTAGAACCAAAGCAAATCGCCCCTGAAGGGGAGACATTCGGTAGGGGAACGTGGAAAACTGGGGTGTTGGTATCGAAGTGGCGAGACTTCACTGCCCAGATATAGTAACGATTTCCCTTCCCCAGGAAAATTAAACCCGGCAGGGGGATATCCAGTGTGAGGGGTTTGTCAGCCAGAATGCAGCAGATGGGGTAGCGGTTAGGGGGAACGAACTTAACCAGCCAATCGCCCTCTGAACCACTACCCCAGCGGATAACACCAGGGGGCAAGAATCCTGAGTCAATGGGCAGATGAGTGAAGGCTTGACGAACGGCAGTAGGGGAGATAAGTTTGGTTATTGTTGCTTCTCCCTCTTGGTATCGGACGATATACTGCCCATCCAGGATGAGCAATTGACATAAGGATTGGTGTTGCCCTGCTGTGTCAGCAAGGGAATTGGCAAGAGTCGATGTATTGATGGAAGGTAGAATTGGCAGTAGGGACGTAGAGGGAGTATTAACAGTTGGTATCATGATTTTTTAGCTTGATTCCAGAGGTCAATGAGCTGCAAATATCGAATCTTATCTTCTTCAATCCAGCTTCTTAGTCGGCTTTCCTTATCCCAGAGATGCAACGCGAGTTTCCACTGTTCGGTTAAAAAGTCCAAGCTTTCCCTTGACCAAGAAAAATATTCCACGCATTCCCAACACGAATCAAGCCAAATACAGTTGGTAGAATGGTCTACAATACTCAGGACTTCGTACAAATAGCTTAAGGGTTCAGGGGCTTGTCGGCAGAGAGTTTCCAGCTTTTCAAAATCCAGTTGTTCTACAGGTAGGACGAAGTTGGGCGTTATGCCAAACTGCTCTTGCCATAACGAAACAGGGAATTCCTGACTTAAAAGGTGGATAAGGAATTGGTGAAATTCATCGAACTCATCAATTCCCCGTTGATACCAATCCAAATCGTGGGGATAAACGGTGATATAAGATAGGCGTTCCTCCAGCGCCTCAACTGATTCCCATTCAAGTCCGATGGGAAAGAGTCGTTCTTCAACTAACCGGAGGAATTCCATTTCTTTGGGACTGTGAGAGCATTGGATAGCATCGGAATACTGTTGGGTACTTGCCGTTGATTGAGTCCACTCAGCCGGAAAGTACTCCCGATACAGCGACAGGAGAATAACTTGTTGCGAAAGCTTTTGTAAGTAGTCCATTCCCTCTTCTAGCGAGAGGGGTATGGAGAATAAATTCAACGATTCGAGGGCTTTAGTGTAGGTGACAATCGGAGTCAAAACCATTCAAAATTCACGGCTTACAATCAGTATCAAAAGCCAAGAATTGGAGTTTTAGCAGGAATGGGTGAAGCTGATTTTAGAGCAGAGGCAACACGTTTGATTTCCGTAGATTCTTTCTCCCCGAATTGAGTAGTATTTTGTAGTGTTGGCTGAAGCAGAATGAGAGTTTCGAGGGTTAATGCGCCTTGGATTTCTAGGGCTTTAAGTTGTACAGCCAAGAGAATCACTGGATTAATGTATTCTGGTGAATCCTTCAGAATCTGAAGGGGAGTGTAAATGTTGCCTTTTGTCCCAGGTCGTTTGACAATTTCAATTAGGGTTTCGCCTTCGTTTTCGGTGCGTTTAAAGGTAGCATTGGCAATATCTGGATAGAAGGGAAGCAGGGTATCCGTGATGGCTTGGTCTGTAGCAGCTTGTTCGGGAGTCAGGATAATTTCCTGACCTTCGAGGAGAATTTTGGGCATGATTAAAATGAGGTTAGAAAAGCGTTAATTGGTGTTGGGCTTCAAGGGATTGGGAATCCGGCAAATGAATAGGTTGAGCTGGGGGTAACTTGCAGGGTTTTGGAGTCGGTTTAACCGTTCTTTGTCGTTGTCCGTCTTCCTGTTTTTGCCGCCACATCTTTCTCTCACTTGCCGCTACTGCTCTTTCTGGCATTTGCGATTGTAGCTCCTCCAGCATCTGTTGAATAACGGGAGGTAGGTTTAGGGAAGATAGTGTTGTTGTCGCCAAAAGTGGCGGGTCGTTCTTGATTCCCACTCCAATGTTTACAAGTCGGTTTTGGTTATCTTCAGAGCTGGGGAGAAGTTCTAAATGAATAATGATTCGGGTTTTCTGGAAGTTGTAACTTTCGTCTGCCGTCGTGTTTTCCTCCAGGGAATGAGAGTCTGGATTGCTATTCTTATCCGCAGGAGAGTTATTAGAAGAGAGAGATTGTCTGGGATGGGCTGGTTTTGACATAACTGAAAATCCTAAAACTCAATATCGCCAAGTAAACTCTCTTCAGATGAGGCGCAGATTTCATCTTCACCGTACCAGTCAATCTCTCTAACAGAAAGTTTGCCTTTATAATTAATCGGCTTGAGTCCGTAGAGCCAGGTTGGGGGTTCATCAAAATCGAAGGGGGGAACTATCTGAGCGGCGACAATGCGATATCGTTGGCAGTCTTGACGGTTTCCGCTAGATTCGTTACGTTTAATAACGTCTTGCAGGTAATTAAATTTGGGATTTTTCAAGTTTGACCAATCCGCGTGGGGGAAAACGTCTATTTCTATGCCAATTTCTCTTTCACAAAGATTCCGTTGGCAGGCAATCTGTTTAACCGTATTTCCATTTGAATTGATAGCTGGATTAACCATTATCCGTTCTCCTTACTTATCAGATATCGAGGGTTTAGATTGGTCAATCTAAAGTCCTAAGGAAAGCTGCCGAAATGAAGGTGTGTTAACCTTAAGCCAGTGCAGTTTCCTGCCAATGGCGAGACCAGCGAGTGGGATAGTAACGGTGTAGAGTTGGGCAGCTTCTAACGGTTCAATAATGCCTGCGTAATATTGGCGTCCCCCTAAAATGACAAACTCAGCGCCCAAGGGTGCGATCGCTCTCAGTTGATTGATCACCTTGTTGCACCAAGCGCGTCGTTGAAAAGGGCTTAGTTTGTAGGGATTGCACTCGTAGGGTTCAAGAATTTGCTGTGGATGTACAACACCGTGGAGGGCGCTGAGCAGATAAAATTCATTGGCTGTAGCATCGGCGTAACGTCGGGTTGCCTTGAATAGCGGTGAGCAATACAGTTCAATAGCAGGTGCTTTATAGTTGAGCTTTTTCGCCACCCCAGCAATCAGTAAGATCTGACGGTTCGTCTGGGCGTTTCTTTGAGCAGTTACCAGACTTTTGAGATTATGTACAACTCGCCCCAAGTTATTAGGTCTCGTGTTGCAACAGCGGGGTTCGATTCCCAATTTCTTAAGGTGGCGACAGGGATAGCAGTGGCACAGGGGAATAGTAATTCTTTCTTTTTCAGTGCGGTGTCTGACGAGTTTGTCCTCAACCGTTTGCAGGAAATTACCCTGAAAAGCTTCTCTGATATGGGTTGAGCCATCAAATGAGTACACCCTTGGAAGTTGGGCAAAGGCTTTAGCATAGCGTGGGGCGCATAGTCCGAAGATGTGCAGGGAAGTCGAACGGGGGAGTTGGTTAGCAACGGTTTGAATAATAGTTAGGGCGTGGGAGACGTTGCCAATAGTAGCGAGTCCCCCCAATCCGATTAGCTTGTAGCCTAGTTCAACCAAGTCCAAGGCGGCGCGGATTCTTTCAGAAATCGATAATCCATGAGCAACAGCGACAGGAGTTGTATGAGGCAACTGGGTTTTGGCAAGTTTGAAGAAGTTATGGGCGTTAATCCAGTTAAATTCCCTTCTGGCTTCGCGTTGGCAGCGGCTGAGATTGGCGAATAAAATATGGTCGGGTGCAGTGACATAGGTTTCCTGGTTGGGGTGTAAACGTTTTTGGTAAGAGCGAATCGCCCATTGTGCATCAACAATGTCTTGGAAAAGAGTTGGAGTGTCTTGCTTTCGATAAGTCCACGCACCACAATCGCCGAATAAGGGAATAGTAGGATCGGGAAATACGGCGTGCTGATAAGCTAAGGAATATATATAGCCGTAGGGGGTAATCCCAGATCCGATTACGTCCCAAAACCCCAAACGTTTGCCTTGGTATTTGATGAAGTCTCCCTTACCAAATGCCGCAAAAAAACGAGGAGTATTCATTGTTCAAAAAGAGGTGTCATCGCTGGGTAGACGATTGGTGGTAGAGAGGGTTTCGTTCCAGATGATAAATTTCGTTCGCTCATCAGGTTCTAGGGAATCGAGAATTGGCTCAGATGGTTTAGGAAAGTCTAAATTTACGTCTGGGTCAATCAGGGGAAGAGCCGGAAGGTTGAGGAGAATTTCTGTTACTCGTTGGTCGGATAAAGGTTGGGCAGCAAAGGCGTAACTATACCACAGAGAACCATTCTTTGACCTTTGTGGGGACAAAGTAATTTTTGTAACGACATTGGCTAGATTTTTGACCGAATTCCTGTAGTTTAAAAAAGGGGCTAAAGCATTGGATTTGCCGCTATTTAACAGGGCGTAAGCCCAATTATATTGGAAATCGATAAAGCATAGTCCAATCCACTCTTGGGGCGGCATATGGGGAAAAGGTTCGCCAAAGGTGATAGGAGTGGCGTGGAGAATTATGCCTGTGAGCGTGTTTCCTATTTTTTCTAAATAGGAAGAGTTGTTTAGCGTTCTGTAGATGAGTCCAGATTTTCGGTTGAGGCGATATCTGGCAATTTTCATGATTGAGTGCAAGTCGAATAAGGTCAATTTTTTAAGGGATTCATCCACTCTTTCAACCCTGTTCAGGAAGCGTTATCTCCTGATGAGTGGACTGATGCCGTTCAGTTGTGGTCTATCTAGAAAAAATGCTAGCAGCCTTTATTTGTCCAACAGATGTGTGTAGAGCGGAAATCTTCTGCTGTTTGAGAAGGCTTTTTAGGAGGGTCAACGAGAAAGACTCCCCAAGAGATCCACCAAGCTCGGTCAAGCTCTGTAGAGTTCTTAGGGGATTTAACTGCTTCGTTTAGCATTTCTTGACGGAGTTGGCTGATTAAATCAAGTGCCTTTTCTAGTTGGGATAAAACTCTTCGTTGAGTTGCAATCTTTTCGGGATTTCCCAGTAGGGAACGTGCATCTAGCTTCATCCCTACGGTTAGAGGAATAAGAGTGAGATAGTCGGCAACGGCATGATTAAATTGACGAGATTGGGGGTTAGCTAGGTGAAGCGAGACTTGTTGGAGTGCTGGGATTGCTTGGCGTATAGTCTGAGGAGAAATGATACCGAGTTGTGATGTAAATACACCTTGGATGGCATCAAAATTAAGGGAGGTATGGTCAGCAATTTTATCTGCTAATGAAGTAATTTGAGCCAGTTTTTCTTGGAATGTTTTAGCATTATCTCCAAAATAACTCCAGTCTAATTGTTGTAAATTATTGGATTCAACGATAGCTTCTTGATAGCCTTTGCTGAGCTTACTACTAAGGAGATAGGCGAGTTTCTGCTCAGCAACCGTTACAGAGCTACAAGGGTAAACATGGCTTCTGGCTGAATAATTAACTCGTCCATACTCGACGTACAAATTGCCATCGGGCATTAGCCAAGCTTGCCAAAATTTGTTGGCATTGGTCTGTGGGTCTACTTTGATTAAGGATTTGTGAGTAATGGCGAGACTTTTGTCAATCATGAGGGTGCGTTTAATATTAGTTAAATTGAACGCCAGGGCGGTGAAGTCTAATGTTGATGATTCAGAGTTCATAGTTCATGGCTTTTTATTCAACCATGAACCATGAACCGAATTAATTAAAGTCAGATGAATCGGGAAAAATGATATTTCGCTCCCAAGAAACCTGACGATCCGTAACTTCTGGATGGGTACTCGTTCGCGGGTCAGGTGCCGCCCAATGAGCTTGTCCAGAACGCACCCACTCTTCTAAAGCTTCGAGTTCTTGAGAGTTAATAAACTGTGGGGGTTTGATGCTCCCTTGGCGGAGCAGTTCTTCCGTAGTTACCTGAGTAGGACGCTGCTGGGCGTAAGCAATACTGGCACAGGATTCAGTGATATTCCGAATCTCAGCACCCGTGAATCCCGCCGAGGCGATCGCTAATCGAGAAATATCCGCTTGACTCAGAGAAAGTTTGTAGTACTGGAGTTGGACTCTCCAGATTTGTTCTCTGGCTTCAGTATTGGGTAAGGGGACATACCAGACGCGGGAGAAGCGCCTCAGCAGTTCCGGCTTAAATCCCCAGGGGCGGTTAGCTGTTGCCGCAACAAAGACGGATGCACTTCGTTCTTGGAACCATTTTAGGAAATAGCCGAACATCCGCTGACTTGTACCGCCATCAGTTTCATTCCCACTACTACCCGGAAACATCTTATCCATCTCGTCAATAAATAAAATGCACGGTGCCATACTCTCAGCCGCCGCGATCGCGTCTCTGAGATTGGATTCAGATCCACCCAAATCCTTGGTCATCAGCTTGCCTGTATCCAGTACAATCACAGGCAATCCCCATTCTTTGGCAAAACACTTCACCGAAAGACTTTTACCTGTACCCCCAACGCCGACAATTAATGCTCCTTTGGGGAATGGGATGTTATAAAGTTCTTGGGCTTCGGGTTCTAGCAAGGGTGTAATTGTTGTCGCCCATTCTTTGAGAAAGGGCAATCCCTGAACTTCCACATCCGGCGCAGGGGCGTATTCAATTCCCCGGATTGCATACTTCCGGGTTTTGAGTTGGTTGACCACCTCAATAGTCGTTTCATCCAGGCGTCCATGGGTGACGGCGCAGTACTGAATAATATCATCAGCCGCCTCTTGTGTCATTCCCAGGAGGGCGCGAACCAATCGCTTATGGTTTTTGGCGTCCAGTTCAACCGGAAACTCCACGCTTTGCCCTCTGGCACTTTTTTGCAGTGCTTGAATTCGGTAGGACAGAATAGTTTCCGTTTCCACCTCAGAGGGAAGGGGATTTTCCAAATCGACCACTAAATCTTCAAAGGCTCTTGGGGTGATGAGGTTGTCATGTAGGATGATAATTCGGTTAGGCGATCGCTTGGCAGCCGTCCAAGAATCGATCGCCAGTCGCACGAGAACGGGATTGGGATTAATCCCACCGACAAAGGGGTACAAGTCTTTAATCAGAAACAGAGTCCGATTGGGGGAGGAAGACTGACATTCGGCTTCGATATGTTTGAGTAATGCTTCAACAGGATGTCCTTGGGCTTTATAGTTAGCCGCCGGAGACTTTTTGAAGCCTGTAATTTGACTATTTCTGGTTGTTGGTTCAACTTTCTGAAGCCCTTTGGCTAAATCCCAGATGTAGAACTCAAAGGGTCTATTTCCTGCCAAATCAGCAATGTCACTGGCAATTTTATCCGTGACCGCTAATTCGCAACTGGTGGGACTATTAATCGCAACGGTGGCAATTCCGGCATTGAACAGTCGCCGGATTTCTTGAGTGTCCAGTGCCATATTATTCTCCAATATTGATGTGGTCGGTGAGGGTAACAGAGGAGTCTTGGTAGTATTCCGGTTTAAGGGTTGTGGAGGCAGTTCCTAATTTATCCAAAGCCTGTGTGAGTTTTGTACAAGTCGAACCTTGGGCATTAAGAACTTCCACTTTCAGAGGTTGTCCGGCTTTGAGAGTGATTTGAATTTGAGTTGGGGAGTTCATCATTTGTTCCATTAGTAAAAAAAAGCAAAGGAGATGCAAGGAAGCACCTCCTTCATGGGTGGTTGGACAGGTAGTGAATTACCAAGTAGCCGTAGCTTCAACGGATTCAGTCAGACTGGGTTTTTGGCTAAGGGTAATCCGGGTTGAGCCGTCTTCTAGAGCGGTTTCCGTGTAGTTCCAGAGTTCTGGAGGATAATGGATGTTGATGTAAGCGCGATCGTGGGCAAGTTGCACTTCATCAACAAAGGTATTGACCGGAGAACTATAGCCACCCTTCACGTCTTTAGTAAAGGCTTTCCCTAAAGCATTCTGATTAAAATCCCAAGGGTCAGCTTGGAGTTGAAACCCTCCTTCTTGTTCATCCCAAAGGAAACCTACATCTAACAAAGCCGAGTGAGACGGAGTATTCAAATAGGTGCGCCGAATGACGATTTGTCCATAGGCGATATCGCGGCGGGAATAGTCGCTAATTAACTTGACGGGAGAATCATGAACTTCAAGTTGAGCCTTGATTCCCTTGGCAGCCAGCAGGTTCGTTAGACCTTGGGTGAGAGCTTCCGAGTCAGTTAGTTTTGTGGTAATTGATGAAAAATGAGACATAATTTTTGTCAGCAAAAATTGGCTTACTTTGGGAAAAAACCGAAAAAACAGTCATGGGTAACCAATCACGAATTACCGTTGAAAATTACCCATTCAGAGCGATCAAGTCCTTCTTCTTGAGCCAGTTCTATGAGTTTTCGCTGTTCTCCCAGCAGTCGCTGGTAGATTTGATTCATTTTTTCTTGGAGCGCTCCTTTGCCCTGGGAATCGAGCTTTTTAGCATCGACTGAGGCAGTTTCTAAGACCTTTTGGATGCGCTCCATGAGTTGTGCTAAGGTGGAAGAACTATTCGGGCTAGCATTGCCAATGAGAACCTGAATTTTTTGCAGATGTTTTTCAATTCGTTTGCGGAATCGAGCCGGCTTTTTACCCGGTTCCCATTGGCTCAAATCTTCGAGCAGTTGAACAGCGAGTTGCTGACCGCCAGCAATGGCAGCTTTTTCGAGACTGGCTTGGAGATTAGAGTCATATTCGGCGATAAATTGAGTAATTCGGTTTAAACAATCGGCTTGTTCTTGGTTGAGTTGTTCGGATAAAGCCGGGATAATAACTGGGCGACCAATGATGACTTGTAGGTAATCTTCTAACTCTTCAAACTTGGGAAACTTAGT
The nucleotide sequence above comes from Coleofasciculus chthonoplastes PCC 7420. Encoded proteins:
- a CDS encoding AAA family ATPase; translation: MALDTQEIRRLFNAGIATVAINSPTSCELAVTDKIASDIADLAGNRPFEFYIWDLAKGLQKVEPTTRNSQITGFKKSPAANYKAQGHPVEALLKHIEAECQSSSPNRTLFLIKDLYPFVGGINPNPVLVRLAIDSWTAAKRSPNRIIILHDNLITPRAFEDLVVDLENPLPSEVETETILSYRIQALQKSARGQSVEFPVELDAKNHKRLVRALLGMTQEAADDIIQYCAVTHGRLDETTIEVVNQLKTRKYAIRGIEYAPAPDVEVQGLPFLKEWATTITPLLEPEAQELYNIPFPKGALIVGVGGTGKSLSVKCFAKEWGLPVIVLDTGKLMTKDLGGSESNLRDAIAAAESMAPCILFIDEMDKMFPGSSGNETDGGTSQRMFGYFLKWFQERSASVFVAATANRPWGFKPELLRRFSRVWYVPLPNTEAREQIWRVQLQYYKLSLSQADISRLAIASAGFTGAEIRNITESCASIAYAQQRPTQVTTEELLRQGSIKPPQFINSQELEALEEWVRSGQAHWAAPDPRTSTHPEVTDRQVSWERNIIFPDSSDFN
- a CDS encoding ThiF family adenylyltransferase; the protein is MIDSEYSQALPVIVGDYRYVEFVLVGCGGTGGFLSPSLARLILALNQGGKRAFATFVDPDSIEAKNIPRQNFVQAEMGFNKAQVLARRYSLAYGLEIRAIASSFEVEMVKPEWGKLTVVIGAVDNGAARTEIAKTLDVNQNYQVPKVWWLDCGNQGNGIPAGQVLLGSTHSLTLQNAFNHPDTPNFCINLPSPSVVAPTLLTPEKEALQSSHLSCAEMARLNQQALFINQRVAAEAIEMLAQLTLSRGLKRFATYFHAGVGSSRSVYSSPNTLVNFFKES
- a CDS encoding DUF2997 domain-containing protein translates to MMNSPTQIQITLKAGQPLKVEVLNAQGSTCTKLTQALDKLGTASTTLKPEYYQDSSVTLTDHINIGE
- a CDS encoding DUF6884 domain-containing protein translates to MNTPRFFAAFGKGDFIKYQGKRLGFWDVIGSGITPYGYIYSLAYQHAVFPDPTIPLFGDCGAWTYRKQDTPTLFQDIVDAQWAIRSYQKRLHPNQETYVTAPDHILFANLSRCQREARREFNWINAHNFFKLAKTQLPHTTPVAVAHGLSISERIRAALDLVELGYKLIGLGGLATIGNVSHALTIIQTVANQLPRSTSLHIFGLCAPRYAKAFAQLPRVYSFDGSTHIREAFQGNFLQTVEDKLVRHRTEKERITIPLCHCYPCRHLKKLGIEPRCCNTRPNNLGRVVHNLKSLVTAQRNAQTNRQILLIAGVAKKLNYKAPAIELYCSPLFKATRRYADATANEFYLLSALHGVVHPQQILEPYECNPYKLSPFQRRAWCNKVINQLRAIAPLGAEFVILGGRQYYAGIIEPLEAAQLYTVTIPLAGLAIGRKLHWLKVNTPSFRQLSLGL
- a CDS encoding Mov34/MPN/PAD-1 family protein gives rise to the protein MNNTITLPPLVQYLTAQSDKLPPIHAQMVEYVIAGNGVFKRGKRVGLEVMIPMAECPIVGLAPIQPYFHLDYPKVPEQLFTEMLVRSQEAYPNEILFYLYGLNGQWQLDIPAQTATPTSVQPVLGASYHNTLIEVHSHPTLSADFSSTDDADETGFRIFGVLGTLFSQPTFRLRVGLYGDFWHIPAHWIFQMPQLILDRTTEKQ
- a CDS encoding WGR domain-containing protein, with product MNSESSTLDFTALAFNLTNIKRTLMIDKSLAITHKSLIKVDPQTNANKFWQAWLMPDGNLYVEYGRVNYSARSHVYPCSSVTVAEQKLAYLLSSKLSKGYQEAIVESNNLQQLDWSYFGDNAKTFQEKLAQITSLADKIADHTSLNFDAIQGVFTSQLGIISPQTIRQAIPALQQVSLHLANPQSRQFNHAVADYLTLIPLTVGMKLDARSLLGNPEKIATQRRVLSQLEKALDLISQLRQEMLNEAVKSPKNSTELDRAWWISWGVFLVDPPKKPSQTAEDFRSTHICWTNKGC
- a CDS encoding effector-associated domain EAD1-containing protein: MKLTGQQYQLLTHILLNAFVSQARLAQMVRFRLDKNLNAIALGDDLQEIVFKLIGTAEAEGWIAQLITAARESNPGNPDLLAFAQQFGLAPITPSRPELEKIIRATNSFLDINAWRERLGKIEAQVCRIEIASNLGTIFGTGFLLGPSVVMTNYHVVEAVILGEQGLTTSRGVRAMPSDVTLRFDYKRLADGTTLNHGIEYRLSGQDWLIDKSSYVAEDRIPQPDELDYALLKIDGSPGYEPIGRKAEPEAPQRGWIETPTEAHDFLIGTPLFIVQHPKAEPLKLGIDTDAVIGLNENGTTVTYKTNTLPGSSGSPCFNSNWELVALHHSGDPDFSNPTYNAGTPFKAILALLEKRGVRNFLGEQKL